Proteins from a single region of Paraglaciecola sp. T6c:
- the rplW gene encoding 50S ribosomal protein L23 → MINEERLLKVVLAPHVSEKATLAAEVNNTVVFKVLKDANKEEIKAAVEKLFEVEVNSVRTVNVKGKTKRHGASFGKRKDWKKAYVVLKEGQDIDFAGSEG, encoded by the coding sequence ATGATTAACGAAGAACGTCTTTTAAAAGTGGTTTTAGCACCACATGTTTCTGAAAAAGCAACGCTTGCAGCTGAAGTTAACAACACTGTTGTTTTCAAAGTGCTTAAAGATGCGAACAAAGAAGAAATCAAAGCGGCAGTTGAAAAATTGTTCGAAGTTGAAGTTAATTCTGTTCGTACTGTTAACGTAAAGGGTAAAACCAAGCGTCACGGTGCATCTTTCGGCAAGCGTAAAGACTGGAAAAAAGCTTACGTTGTGCTTAAAGAAGGTCAAGACATCGACTTTGCTGGCAGCGAAGGCTAA
- the rplC gene encoding 50S ribosomal protein L3, which translates to MAIGLIGRKVGMTRIFTEDGVSIPVTVIEATPNRVTQLRTDETDGYTALQVTAGDKKANRVNKAAAGHFAKAGVEAGRGLWEFRLDGNEGEGIEVGSEITVEIFAETKMVDVAGTSKGKGFQGAIKRWNFSHQRNSHGNSLSHRAPGSIGQNQSPGKVFKGKKMAGQMGNKRVTVQSLDVVRVDAENNLLLVRGNVPGAPGGDVIIKAAVKA; encoded by the coding sequence ATGGCGATTGGTCTTATCGGTCGTAAAGTTGGTATGACACGCATCTTCACTGAAGACGGCGTATCAATACCAGTGACTGTTATAGAAGCCACCCCGAACCGTGTTACTCAGTTACGTACTGACGAAACCGACGGGTATACAGCGCTTCAAGTAACCGCTGGCGACAAAAAAGCGAACCGCGTAAATAAAGCAGCAGCAGGTCATTTTGCTAAAGCTGGCGTGGAAGCTGGTCGTGGTTTATGGGAATTCCGTTTAGACGGCAACGAAGGCGAAGGCATAGAAGTTGGCAGTGAAATCACTGTTGAAATCTTTGCTGAAACCAAAATGGTTGACGTTGCAGGAACTTCTAAAGGTAAAGGTTTCCAAGGTGCTATTAAGCGCTGGAACTTTAGCCACCAACGTAATTCACATGGTAACTCATTGTCTCACCGTGCTCCTGGTTCAATTGGCCAAAACCAATCACCAGGTAAAGTCTTCAAAGGCAAAAAAATGGCCGGTCAGATGGGAAATAAACGTGTGACAGTTCAGTCTTTGGATGTAGTACGTGTTGACGCAGAGAACAACCTTCTTCTAGTAAGAGGCAATGTTCCTGGAGCGCCAGGTGGCGACGTCATCATCAAAGCTGCAGTTAAAGCGTAA
- the rpsS gene encoding 30S ribosomal protein S19: protein MPRSLKKGPFIDLHLLKKVEAAVEKNDKKPIKTWSRRSMIIPDMIGLTIAVHNGRQHVPVFVSDEMVGHKLGEFAPTRTYRGHVADKKAKR from the coding sequence ATGCCACGTTCTCTCAAGAAGGGTCCATTTATAGACCTACACTTGCTGAAGAAGGTTGAGGCTGCAGTGGAAAAGAACGACAAGAAACCAATCAAAACTTGGTCTCGTCGTTCTATGATCATCCCAGATATGATTGGGTTGACCATTGCGGTCCATAACGGTCGCCAGCACGTTCCAGTTTTCGTCAGTGACGAAATGGTCGGCCATAAGTTGGGCGAATTTGCACCAACGCGTACTTACCGCGGCCATGTCGCGGATAAGAAAGCTAAGAGATAG
- the rplD gene encoding 50S ribosomal protein L4: MELVLKDAQSALEVSEATFGREFNEALVHQVVVAFGAGARQGSKAQKTRSEVRGGGAKPWRQKGTGRARAGTIRSPIWRSGGVTFAAKPQDHSQKVNKKMYRGAIQSILSELVRQERLIVVEKFSVEAPKTKELLSKLNGLELSDVLIVTSEVDENLFLAARNLYKVDVRDVQGIDPVSLIAFEKVLITADAVKALEEALA, from the coding sequence ATGGAATTAGTATTGAAAGATGCGCAAAGCGCTCTTGAAGTATCCGAAGCAACCTTTGGACGTGAATTTAACGAAGCACTAGTACATCAAGTAGTAGTTGCATTCGGTGCAGGCGCCCGTCAGGGTTCTAAAGCACAAAAAACACGCTCTGAAGTTCGTGGTGGTGGTGCCAAACCTTGGCGTCAAAAAGGAACAGGTCGTGCCCGTGCTGGTACTATCCGTAGTCCTATCTGGCGTTCTGGTGGTGTAACATTCGCTGCTAAGCCACAGGATCACAGCCAAAAGGTTAACAAGAAGATGTACCGCGGTGCGATTCAAAGCATCCTGTCTGAATTGGTACGTCAAGAACGTTTAATCGTGGTTGAAAAGTTTTCAGTTGAAGCGCCTAAAACTAAGGAATTACTTTCTAAGTTAAATGGCCTTGAGCTAAGTGATGTACTAATCGTAACGTCTGAAGTTGATGAGAACTTGTTCTTAGCAGCTCGCAACTTATACAAAGTTGACGTACGTGATGTACAAGGCATTGACCCAGTCAGCCTGATCGCATTCGAAAAAGTGTTGATAACTGCTGATGCAGTGAAAGCATTAGAGGAGGCGTTAGCATGA
- the rplB gene encoding 50S ribosomal protein L2 — protein MPLLKAKPTSAGRRHVVQVVNPDLHKGAPYAPLLEKNSKSGGRNNNGRITVRHVGGGHKQHYRVIDFKRNKDGIPAKIERLEYDPNRSANICLVLYADGERRYILAPKGAKAGDQIQSGSDAAIKAGNSLPMRNIPVGTTVHAIEMKPGKGAQIARSAGQYAQILARAEGYVTLRLRSGEVRRVLADCRATIGEIGNAEHMLRSLGKAGANRWRGIRPTVRGVAMNPVDHPHGGGEGRTSGGRHPVSPWGVPTKGKKTRSNKRTDKLIVRRRNK, from the coding sequence ATGCCATTATTGAAAGCTAAGCCGACTTCTGCTGGTCGTCGTCACGTAGTTCAGGTTGTTAACCCTGATCTACACAAAGGCGCTCCTTACGCTCCTTTGCTTGAAAAGAACAGCAAATCTGGTGGCCGTAATAATAACGGACGTATCACAGTACGTCACGTTGGTGGTGGCCACAAGCAACACTATCGTGTTATAGATTTCAAACGCAACAAAGACGGCATTCCAGCTAAAATTGAGCGTTTAGAATATGATCCTAACCGTTCTGCAAACATCTGTTTGGTGTTGTACGCAGACGGCGAACGTCGCTATATCTTGGCACCTAAGGGCGCTAAAGCAGGTGATCAGATTCAATCTGGTTCAGACGCTGCGATCAAAGCTGGTAACTCTTTACCAATGCGTAACATCCCAGTAGGTACTACGGTACACGCTATTGAGATGAAGCCTGGTAAAGGTGCACAAATTGCTCGTTCTGCTGGTCAGTACGCTCAAATCCTAGCGCGTGCCGAGGGTTATGTAACTCTTCGTTTACGTTCTGGTGAAGTTCGTCGAGTATTAGCAGACTGCCGTGCCACTATTGGCGAAATCGGTAATGCAGAACACATGCTACGTTCACTTGGTAAAGCCGGTGCGAACAGATGGCGCGGTATCCGCCCAACAGTTCGTGGTGTTGCCATGAACCCAGTAGATCACCCACACGGTGGTGGTGAAGGACGCACATCAGGCGGCCGTCACCCAGTATCACCTTGGGGTGTTCCAACTAAGGGTAAGAAAACCCGTAGTAACAAGCGTACCGATAAACTTATCGTACGTCGTCGTAATAAGTAA
- the rpsJ gene encoding 30S ribosomal protein S10 — protein sequence MPNQRIRIRLKAFDHKLIDQSTAEIVETAKRTGAQVSGPIPLPTRKERYTILTSPHVNKDARDQYEIRTHKRLVDIIEPTDKTVDALMRLDLAAGVDVQISLG from the coding sequence ATGCCAAATCAAAGAATTCGTATTCGTTTGAAAGCGTTTGATCACAAGTTGATCGATCAGTCTACGGCTGAAATCGTTGAAACTGCGAAGCGTACCGGTGCTCAGGTTAGTGGACCTATTCCTCTACCTACCCGTAAAGAGCGTTATACAATACTTACTTCACCTCACGTAAACAAAGATGCGCGTGATCAGTATGAAATTCGTACACATAAGCGTTTGGTGGATATCATCGAGCCTACTGATAAAACAGTAGATGCCTTGATGAGATTGGACTTGGCTGCCGGTGTTGATGTTCAAATCAGCCTGGGCTAA